Genomic window (Blattabacterium cuenoti):
ACAAATAAGTTTATAATAATAATATGAGGTATTTTTATAAGAATAGGAACAAAATCAACGAAATATTCCATTTTATTTAATGATATTAAATGAAATTTTTTTTGTAATACTAATAAAGTAATCCCAATACTATTTCCTACAATTAATGCCGGGATCAATATTTGTATGATATAAAACAAAAATATTTTATGTATTATTTGATTTTTCGCTCCTAAAGTTTTTAAAATACCTATAGTTCTGATTCTTTCTAAAAGAAGTATTAGAATAAATACAACCATATTAATGGTTACGGACGCGAAAATAATAAGACTAATAACGATAATATTTACGTCAAATACATTTATCCATTTTATAATATCATGATGATTCTGAATGGTTTTTACTAAAAAATTATTAGGAATTTTTTTAAAAATTTTTTTCTTTATGTTATCATAGGAAATAAAAATTTCAAATTTTTCTACAAAATCTTTTTTCCATCCGTAAATCTGTTGAATAGATTTAATATTTCCAATAATGTATACATCATCAAATTCTGGGATTCCCGTTTCATATAAACCAGAAATTTGAAATTTTTTATAGATAATAATAGGACCTCTTTTTTTATTAAAAGATAAAAAACCAATTTTAACATTGGATCCAATATTTAATCCTAGTAACAAGGATACTTTTTTAGATAAAAAAATATTTTTCTTACACAAGAATTTTTTTTTGAAAAAATTATTCGTAATAAAAAAATATTGAAAAAAAACAGGATTATAATCTTCATACAAACCTTTGAATATGTATCTATCTATTTTATTATTTGTAGAAATAATCACATTATTTTCTGCAATTCCATGAATTTGTTTAACTAAATTAGATTTAAAAAACTTTTTCAATAAAAATTTCTTTTTTTTTACAGAAAATTTAGGAAAGCTTATTCTTGAATTATCCTTCTGTATAAGAATTTGTCCCTTAACATTTAAGAGTTTATCTTTTATAATCTCTTTAAAACCAAATCCTATAGAAAAAGTTAAAAAAGATATAATTAAACCGAAAACTATTGTTGTTTGTGTTATAATGACTATTGTTCGTAGAGTTTTATTTTTCCTACAATCCTCCCAAACCGTTTTTTTGGCAAAAAACCATTCAAAATTCAATTTGATTTTTTAATTCTAAATATCTTCATCTAAACAATTATCATTATTAAAATCCATATTAGATTCCGATAATGTATTATCTTCAATATTTTCATAAGGAGGAGATATAAAAAAATTTTCTTTATCAATAACATTTTTTTTGTAATCTTCTTCCCAAGCTAATAAAGTATGTTTTTTTTCTTCTAAGTTAATAAACTGAGCTTTATCACTTATAAATTTTAAACGAAATTTATCTAATCCTCCATTTCTATGTTTAGCGATTATAATTTCTGCTTGACCTATACAAGAGTCATTATCTTCTTCAGAATCCCAAATTTTAAATCCATAATATTCAGGTCTGTAAATAAATAAAACTATATCTGCGTCTTGTTCAATAGCTCCTGATTCTCGTAAATCAGATAATACAGGGCGTTTGCTCCCCCCTCTTGTTTCTACTGCTCTAGAAAGTTGAGATAAAGCTATTATTGGAATGTCTAATTCTTTGGCTATAGATTTAAGACTTCTAGAAATAACTGATATTTCTTGTTCTCTATTTTGTAATTTAGTCCCATGATCATTAATTCCCATCAATTGCATATAATCTATAAATATCAATTGAATTCCATGTTGGGATATTAAACGACGACATTTTGCACGTAAACTAAATATAGATAAAGATGGGGTATCATCTATAAATAAAGGAACATTCTTCAAATTTTTTGTTTTATGTAACAAACATTCCCAATCTAATTTAGATAAGTTAGCTCTTTTTATTTTTTCTGAAGAAATACCGGTTTCTGATGAAATTAACTTGGTAATTAATTGAATTGAAGACATTTCTAATGAAAAAATTATCATTGGAATCTTTTGATCTACAACTATATTTTTTACCATAGATAACATAAAAGTTGTCTTTCCCATTCCAGGTCTAGAAGCTAATATAATTAAGTCAGAATTTTGCCATCCAGAAGTAATATGATCCAATTTATGAAATCCAGAAGAAATACCACTTAATCCTTCTTTTTCTGTTTTTTGAATTTTTTCAATAGCTTTTTGTATAAGACATTGAGTTGTTTCGTATTTTTTGGCTATTAAATATTTTTGATTAATCTCAAAAAGTTTTGATTCAGCATGATCTAAAAGATCAAAAACATCTGTACTTTCCTCATAACATTTTTGAATAATACTAGAAGATATACTAATTAATTTTCTTAAAATAAATTTTTGTACTACTATACGACTATGATATTCTATATGTGCAGAAGAAATAACTTTTTGTGTTAATCCAATCAAATATAACTCTCCTCCTATTGATTCCAATTTTCCAGTTCTACGAAGTTCATTTAAAACAGTGTATAGATCTATCGGTTTAGAATTATGATATAATTTTTGTATAGAAATAAATATTTCTTGATGTTTTTTTTTATAAAAAATTTCAGGAAAAAGGATATCAATAACTTCATCTAACCCTTTTTTATCAATCATAATAGCCCCTATTATAGCTTCTTCTAAATCTAATGCTTGAGGAGGAATTTTACCTTTTTTATTTATTGAATCAAAACAAAATTTATTCGTTTCTTCCTGTCTAATCTTACTCATAAAATTTTTTTAAATAAACACAATAAAGTGAAGTATATATAAAATATATTAAATAGTATATAGAATTATGAAAATTTATTCGTTAAAAAAACCAATAGAAATATACTTATTTTTTCTATTTTGAATAAGGGATTCTATATGAATTTCAGATAATTGCTTATTATATTTAATAATTTGTTTTTTAACAAGTTTATAAGCTTTTTCAGGGCAAAAATGAGCTCCTCCTAAAGGTTCTTTGATCACATCATCTATAAGATTCAATTTATGCATGTTTTCTGCAGTTAATTTCAATGCTTCTGCTGATTTTTCTTTATTATCTCGATTTCCCCAAAGTATTGTAGAACAACTTTCAGGAGAAATAACGGAAAACCATGAATTTTCCATCATGGAAACCTTATCTCCTATTCCGATTCCTAAGGCTCCTCCACTAGCTCCCTCTCCTATAATTAGAACAATAATGGGGACTTTTAAACACATCATTTCATAAATATTTTTACCAATGGCTTCTCCTTGTCCCCTAGTTTCTGCTTCAATTCCAGGAAAAGCTCCTGGAGTATCAATGAAAGTAATAACAGGTTTTTCAAATTTTTCTGCTAATTTCATAAGACGTAAAGCTTTTCTATATCCTTCTGGATTAGGCATACCAAACCTTCTATACTGTCTATCCTTGGTATTTTTTCCTTTTTGAGTGCCAATTAGCATAAAAGTATGATCCTCAATTTTTCCAAACCCTCCTACGATAGCTTTATCGTCACCAAAATGACGATCTCCATGTAATTCTATAAAAGAATCTTTGTTTGTTATGGAATTTATGTAATCTAAAGTATAAGGTCTATTTGGATGTCTAGATAATTGAACTCTTTGCCAAGGGGTAAGATTACTATGTAATTTTTTAATGGTTTCTTCCAATTTAAATTTCAATTGATTGCAAACTTCTTTCATATTTATCCCACTTTTTTTTTCTATTAGGATACAGTTTACATATTGATCCTTAATTTCTTGTATTGGTTTTTCAAAATCTAAATATTCCATTTTCAAAAAAATAACAGAATTAAGTAGCAGTAAATGATTGAATATACTCACGATTCATAAAAGAAATATGCTCTGTGGATATTCCCTTTGGACATTCAACTTCACATGCTCTGGTATTAGTACAACTTCCAAATCCTTCTTCATCCATTTTTTTTATCATATTCATAACTCTTTTTTTTCTCTCTATTTTTCCTTGAGGTAACAAAGCAAATTGTGAAACTTTTGCTGAAACAAATAACATTGCCGATCTATTTTTGCATGCAGCTACGCATGCACCGCAACCAATACACGTAGCCGCATCAAAAGCTTTATCTGCTTGTTCTTTGTGAATTGGAATCATATTTCCATCTATTGTTTTTCCAAATGTATTTACAGATATGTACCCTCCTGATATAATAATTCTATCAAAAGAAGATCTATCTACGATAAGATCTTTAATTATAGGAAAAGGGGTAGCTCTCCAAGGTTCTACATATATAGTTTCTCCATCATGAAAATGACGCATATGAAGTTGACAAGTGGTAATTAAATTATCGGGGCCATGAGCTCTTCCATTAATATATAGAGAACACATTCCACAAATCCCTTCACGACAATCATGATCAAATGATATAGTAGAAGAATCTTTCTTTTGGCATATAATATGATTATTTAAAAGATCTAACATTTCTAAAAATGAACTATCAGGAGAGACATTATAAACTTGATAAGTTTTAAAATTCCCCCTTTCCTCACGGTTTTTTTGTCTCCATATTTTTAACTTAAACTTCATAAGTTTTTTCATACAATCTTGGATTATATTTTATTTATTTATAAGAACGGGGCTGTACTTTGATAAAAGTATAATTTAAATCTTCTTTATGCATAATTTCATCACTTATAAGATGATTTTTCCTGTGTTCCCATATAGAAACATGTTTATAACGAACATCATCACGAAGAGCTTCTCCTTCTTTTGTTTTATATTCTTCACGAAAATGACTTCCACAAGATTCGTTTCTCTTTAAAGCATCCATAGCCATTAATTCTCCTAATTCTAAAAAATCAGCAACACGTCCAGCTTTTTCTAATTCAGAGTTTAATCCATCATCAATATTTCCCGGAATAAAAACATTTTTCCAAAATTCATATCGAAGTTCTTGTATAGCTTTTATAGCTTTATATAAACCTACATGATTTCTACTCATTCCTACATATTTCCACATAATATTTCCAAGTTTTTTATGGAAAAAATCAACTGACATATTTCCATTATTTTGAATAAGTTTTTGAATTCTATTTTTAACATTTTCTTCTGATAATTGGAAAGCGATATGTTTTGTAGACATTTTTTCTGTGATACATTCAGATAAATAATCCGCTATGGTATATGGTAAAATAAAATAACCATCAGCCAATCCCTGCATTAATGCAGAGGCTCCAAGTCTATTTGCTCCATGATCAGAAAAATTTGCTTCTCCTATAATATAACATCCAGGAATAGAAGACATTAAATTATAATCAACCCACAATCCTCCCATAGTATAATGTACTGCTGGATAAATTTTCATAGGAGTTTTATATGGATTATCATTGGTAATTTTTTCATACATATGAAATAAATTACCATACTTAGATTCCATTATTTCTTCTCCTAATTTTTGTTTATCTAATGAACTAGGTTCTTGAATTCCAAGTTCATTCGCTTTTTCTTTTCCATATTTTTCTATAGAAAAACTAAAATCTAAAAATACACCTTCTTTGGTTTCATTGTTTTCTATTCCAAATCCTTTATCACAACGTTCTTTAGCTGCCCTAGAAGCCACATCTCTTGGTACAAGATTTCCAAATGAAGGATAGCGTCTTTCAAGATAATAGTCTCGATTTTCTTCATTTATCTCCTTAGGTTTTTTAGACCCATTCCGGATGAAAATAACATCTTCTAATTTATTTGGGACCCATATTCTTCCATCATTTCTCAATGATTCAGACATTAATGTTAATTTAGATTGATAATTTCCATGTACTGGAATACAAGTAGGATGTATTTGAGTGTAACAAGGATTGGCAAATAATCCTCCTTTTTTATGAACTTTCCATATAGCGCTTGCATTAGCACCCATTGCATTAGTAGATAAAAAAAATATATTTCCGTACCCTCCTGAAGCAATGACTATAGCATGTGCTGCGTGCCTTTCTATTTCACCGGAAATAAGATTCCTTGCAATAATACCTTTGGCTACCCCATCTACAACAACTAAATCTAACATTTCATGACGATTATACATTTTTACCCTTCCTATTTTTATTTGTCTAGACATAGAAGAATAGCATGCTAATAAAAGTTGTTGTCCTGTTTGTCCTTTTGCATAAAAAGTTCTAGATACTTTTGTTCCACCAAACGATCTAGTTTCTAAATATCCAGCATAATCACGAGCAAATGGAACCCCTTGGGCAACACATTGATCTATAATATTAGAAGATATCTCTGCTAAACGATAAACATTTGCTTCTCTAGATCTATAATCTCCACCTTTAATTGTATCATAAAAAAGTTTATAAACCGAATCATTATCTCCTTTATAATTTTTAGAAGCGTTAATACCCCCTTGTGCCGCTACAGAATGTGCTCTTCTTGGAGAATCTTGATAACAGAAGGCTTTCACTCTATATCCTAATTCTGACAACGAAGTGGAAGCTGAAGCACCTGCAA
Coding sequences:
- a CDS encoding fumarate reductase/succinate dehydrogenase flavoprotein subunit; translation: MKDILNFNSKIPVSSLPNKWKDHKSTLKLVSPNNRSKIEIIVVGTGLAGASASTSLSELGYRVKAFCYQDSPRRAHSVAAQGGINASKNYKGDNDSVYKLFYDTIKGGDYRSREANVYRLAEISSNIIDQCVAQGVPFARDYAGYLETRSFGGTKVSRTFYAKGQTGQQLLLACYSSMSRQIKIGRVKMYNRHEMLDLVVVDGVAKGIIARNLISGEIERHAAHAIVIASGGYGNIFFLSTNAMGANASAIWKVHKKGGLFANPCYTQIHPTCIPVHGNYQSKLTLMSESLRNDGRIWVPNKLEDVIFIRNGSKKPKEINEENRDYYLERRYPSFGNLVPRDVASRAAKERCDKGFGIENNETKEGVFLDFSFSIEKYGKEKANELGIQEPSSLDKQKLGEEIMESKYGNLFHMYEKITNDNPYKTPMKIYPAVHYTMGGLWVDYNLMSSIPGCYIIGEANFSDHGANRLGASALMQGLADGYFILPYTIADYLSECITEKMSTKHIAFQLSEENVKNRIQKLIQNNGNMSVDFFHKKLGNIMWKYVGMSRNHVGLYKAIKAIQELRYEFWKNVFIPGNIDDGLNSELEKAGRVADFLELGELMAMDALKRNESCGSHFREEYKTKEGEALRDDVRYKHVSIWEHRKNHLISDEIMHKEDLNYTFIKVQPRSYK
- the dnaB gene encoding replicative DNA helicase encodes the protein MSKIRQEETNKFCFDSINKKGKIPPQALDLEEAIIGAIMIDKKGLDEVIDILFPEIFYKKKHQEIFISIQKLYHNSKPIDLYTVLNELRRTGKLESIGGELYLIGLTQKVISSAHIEYHSRIVVQKFILRKLISISSSIIQKCYEESTDVFDLLDHAESKLFEINQKYLIAKKYETTQCLIQKAIEKIQKTEKEGLSGISSGFHKLDHITSGWQNSDLIILASRPGMGKTTFMLSMVKNIVVDQKIPMIIFSLEMSSIQLITKLISSETGISSEKIKRANLSKLDWECLLHKTKNLKNVPLFIDDTPSLSIFSLRAKCRRLISQHGIQLIFIDYMQLMGINDHGTKLQNREQEISVISRSLKSIAKELDIPIIALSQLSRAVETRGGSKRPVLSDLRESGAIEQDADIVLFIYRPEYYGFKIWDSEEDNDSCIGQAEIIIAKHRNGGLDKFRLKFISDKAQFINLEEKKHTLLAWEEDYKKNVIDKENFFISPPYENIEDNTLSESNMDFNNDNCLDEDI
- a CDS encoding ABC transporter permease, producing MNFEWFFAKKTVWEDCRKNKTLRTIVIITQTTIVFGLIISFLTFSIGFGFKEIIKDKLLNVKGQILIQKDNSRISFPKFSVKKKKFLLKKFFKSNLVKQIHGIAENNVIISTNNKIDRYIFKGLYEDYNPVFFQYFFITNNFFKKKFLCKKNIFLSKKVSLLLGLNIGSNVKIGFLSFNKKRGPIIIYKKFQISGLYETGIPEFDDVYIIGNIKSIQQIYGWKKDFVEKFEIFISYDNIKKKIFKKIPNNFLVKTIQNHHDIIKWINVFDVNIIVISLIIFASVTINMVVFILILLLERIRTIGILKTLGAKNQIIHKIFLFYIIQILIPALIVGNSIGITLLVLQKKFHLISLNKMEYFVDFVPILIKIPHIIIINLFVILICFMTIFFPSLFFINKISPIKVIEFE
- a CDS encoding succinate dehydrogenase/fumarate reductase iron-sulfur subunit — its product is MKKLMKFKLKIWRQKNREERGNFKTYQVYNVSPDSSFLEMLDLLNNHIICQKKDSSTISFDHDCREGICGMCSLYINGRAHGPDNLITTCQLHMRHFHDGETIYVEPWRATPFPIIKDLIVDRSSFDRIIISGGYISVNTFGKTIDGNMIPIHKEQADKAFDAATCIGCGACVAACKNRSAMLFVSAKVSQFALLPQGKIERKKRVMNMIKKMDEEGFGSCTNTRACEVECPKGISTEHISFMNREYIQSFTAT
- a CDS encoding acetyl-CoA carboxylase carboxyltransferase subunit alpha, producing MEYLDFEKPIQEIKDQYVNCILIEKKSGINMKEVCNQLKFKLEETIKKLHSNLTPWQRVQLSRHPNRPYTLDYINSITNKDSFIELHGDRHFGDDKAIVGGFGKIEDHTFMLIGTQKGKNTKDRQYRRFGMPNPEGYRKALRLMKLAEKFEKPVITFIDTPGAFPGIEAETRGQGEAIGKNIYEMMCLKVPIIVLIIGEGASGGALGIGIGDKVSMMENSWFSVISPESCSTILWGNRDNKEKSAEALKLTAENMHKLNLIDDVIKEPLGGAHFCPEKAYKLVKKQIIKYNKQLSEIHIESLIQNRKNKYISIGFFNE